In Electrophorus electricus isolate fEleEle1 chromosome 6, fEleEle1.pri, whole genome shotgun sequence, a single genomic region encodes these proteins:
- the tppp2 gene encoding tubulin polymerization-promoting protein family member 2, which produces MAEGSGTASVADMEAAFQKFAVHGDSKATGKEMNGKNFAKLCKDCKVIDGKGVTGTDVDIVFSKVKAKSARVITFEQFTQAMTELAPKRFKGKGQEEALQSLYGLIAGKEPTNVGVTKVAKASAVDRLTDSSKYTGSHKERFDESGRGRGRAGREEMPDTSGYVGAYKGQGTYDSKVKEDA; this is translated from the exons ATGGCAGAGGGCTCTGGCACAGCATCAGTGGCGGATATGGAGGCAGCATTCCAGAAGTTTGCTGTGCATGGTGACTCCAAGGCCACTGGGAAAGAAATGAATGGAAAGAACTTTGCCAAACTGTGCAAAGACTGCAAGGTGATCGATGGGAAGGGTGTCACCGGCACCGATGTGGACATCGTTTTCAGCAAAGTGAA agCCAAGTCTGCACGCGTGATTACATTCGAACAGTTCACACAGGCCATGACAGAGTTGGCACCCAAGCGCTTTAAAGGGAAAGGCCAGGAGGAGGCGCTGCAGAGCCTTTATGGCCTCATCGCAGGCAAGGAGCCCACCAACGTGGGCGTGACG AAAGTGGCCAAGGCTTCCGCGGTGGACCGgctgacagacagcagtaaGTACACAGGCTCCCATAAAGAGCGCTTCGACGAGTCCggcagagggagaggcagagcgGGGCGAGAGGAGATGCCGGACACCAGCGGCTATGTGGGGGCCTACAAGGGCCAGGGCACTTACGACAGCAAAGTGAAGGAAGACgcatga
- the LOC118241602 gene encoding heavy metal-binding protein HIP-like isoform X1, whose product MASSSQGAGGEDTTSPHLDVTTELVNLRDRITEIRMELRYMEKENAALEARVTTAELELKTLKEKSQVAFSASLADSVGPFNVDSTIVYPKVITNVGQAYNLFTGIFTAPVRGIYYIGFTACGNADSNAMALNLYKNSDLLTNLAKYSNGYMTYFSGGVTVQLEAGDVVYTQLPANSKLYDDHINNRTVFSGFLVITV is encoded by the exons ATGGCTAG CAGTTCACAGGGAGCTGGGGGAGAGGACACCACCAGCCCACACCTAGACGTCACCACCGAGCTAGTGAACCTGCGAGACAGAATAACGGAGATCCGTATGGAGCTGAGGTATATGGAAAAAGAGAACGCAG CTTTAGAGGCCAGAGTTACAACAGCTGAGCTGGAACTGAAAACTCTGAAAG AAAAATCACAGGTGGCATTCTCAGCATCTCTGGCTGATTCTGTGGGGCCTTTTAATGTTGATTCTACTATAGTCTACCCTAAAGTCATCACAAATGTTGGACAAGCCTATAACCTATTTACAG GAATCTTCACCGCTCCAGTCAGAGGCATCTACTACATCGGGTTCACAGCCTGTGGAAATGCTGACAGCAATGCCATGGCTTTGAATCTGTATAAAAATTCAGACTTGCTGACAAACTTAGCTAAATACAGCAATGGCTATATGACATATTTCTCTGGTGGAGTGACCGTGCAACTGGAGGCAGGAGATGTAGTTTACACACAACTCCCTGCAAACAGCAAGCTCTACGATGACCACATAAATAATCGCACCGTCTTCAGTGGCTTCCTTGTCATCACAGTGTGA
- the tagln2 gene encoding transgelin-2 isoform X1: MANKGPSYGLSREVQSKIDKKYDPELEDRLVDWISVQCGGSVGKPQPGKQGFQAWLKDGCILCELINSLYRDAKPVKKIQNSTMAFKQMEQISQFLAAAEKYGVTKSDMFQTVDLWEGKDMAAVQMTLMALGSLAVTKTDGCYRGDPSWFHRKAQENRRDFTEEQMKEGQSVIGLQMGTNKGASQAGMTGYGRPRQIIN; the protein is encoded by the exons ATGGCAAACAAGGGTCCATCGTATGGTCTGAGCCGTGAGGTGCAGAGTAAGATCGATAAGAAGTACGACCCTGAACTGGAGGACCGTTTGGTAGACTGGATATCTGTGCAGTGTGGTGGATCCGTGGGCAAACCCCAGCCAGGCAAACAGGGCTTCCAAGCATGGCTCAAGGACGGCTGT ATCCTGTGTGAGCTGATTAACAGCCTGTACAGGGACGCCAAGCCTGTAAAGAAGATCCAGAACTCCACCATGGCCTTCAAGCAGATGGAACAGATCTCCCAGTTCCTCGCTGCTGCTGAGAAATACGGCGTCACCAAGTCCGACATGTTCCAGACTGTTGACCTCTGGGAGG gtaAAGACATGGCAGCTGTGCAGATGACCCTGATGGCACTGGGAAGCTTGGCGGTTACCAAGACTGATGGCTGTTACCGTGGCGACCCTTCCTGGTTCCACAG GAAAGCTCAGGAGAACAGGCGAGATTTCACGGAGGAGCAGATGAAGGAGGGGCAGTCTGTCATCGGTCTGCAGATGGGCACCAACAAAGGAGCATCACAGGCAGGCATGACTGGCTATGGACGACCCCGACAGATCATCAACTAG
- the tagln2 gene encoding transgelin-2 isoform X2 has protein sequence MANKGPSYGLSREVQSKIDKKYDPELEDRLVDWISVQCGGSVGKPQPGKQGFQAWLKDGCILCELINSLYRDAKPVKKIQNSTMAFKQMEQISQFLAAAEKYGVTKSDMFQTVDLWEGKDMAAVQMTLMALGSLAVTKTDGCYRGDPSWFHRKAQENRRDFTEEQMKEGQSVIGLQMGTNKGASQAGMTGYGRPRQIIN, from the exons ATGGCAAACAAGGGTCCATCGTATGGTCTGAGCCGTGAGGTGCAGAGTAAGATCGATAAGAAGTACGACCCTGAACTGGAGGACCGTTTGGTAGACTGGATATCTGTGCAGTGTGGTGGATCCGTGGGCAAACCCCAGCCAGGCAAACAGGGCTTCCAAGCATGGCTCAAGGACGGCTGT ATCCTGTGTGAGCTGATTAACAGCCTGTACAGGGACGCCAAGCCTGTAAAGAAGATCCAGAACTCCACCATGGCCTTCAAGCAGATGGAACAGATCTCCCAGTTCCTCGCTGCTGCTGAGAAATACGGCGTCACCAAGTCCGACATGTTCCAGACTGTTGACCTCTGGGAGG gtaAAGACATGGCAGCTGTGCAGATGACCCTGATGGCACTGGGAAGCTTGGCGGTTACCAAGACTGATGGCTGTTACCGTGGCGACCCTTCCTGGTTCCACAG GAAAGCTCAGGAGAACAGGCGAGATTTCACGGAGGAGCAGATGAAGGAGGGGCAGTCTGTCATCGGTCTGCAG ATGGGCACCAACAAAGGAGCATCACAGGCAGGCATGACTGGCTATGGACGACCCCGACAGATCATCAACTAG
- the LOC118241569 gene encoding complement C1q-like protein 4, with translation MELRYMEKENAALEARVTTAELELKTLKEKSQVAFSASLADSVGPFNVDSTIVYPKVITNVGQAYNLFTGIFTAPVRGIYYIGFTACGNADSNAMALNLYKNSDLLTNLAKYSNGYMTYFSGGVTVQLEAGDVVYTQLPANSKLYDDHINNRTVFSGFLVITV, from the exons ATGGAGCTGAGGTATATGGAAAAAGAGAACGCAG CTTTAGAGGCCAGAGTTACAACAGCTGAGCTGGAACTGAAAACTCTGAAAG AAAAATCACAGGTGGCATTCTCAGCATCTCTGGCTGATTCTGTGGGGCCTTTTAATGTTGATTCTACTATAGTCTACCCTAAAGTCATCACAAATGTTGGACAAGCCTATAACCTATTTACAG GAATCTTCACCGCTCCAGTCAGAGGCATCTACTACATCGGGTTCACAGCCTGTGGAAATGCTGACAGCAATGCCATGGCTTTGAATCTGTATAAAAATTCAGACTTGCTGACAAACTTAGCTAAATACAGCAATGGCTATATGACATATTTCTCTGGTGGAGTGACCGTGCAACTGGAGGCAGGAGATGTAGTTTACACACAACTCCCTGCAAACAGCAAGCTCTACGATGACCACATAAATAATCGCACCGTCTTCAGTGGCTTCCTTGTCATCACAGTGTGA